A region of the Deinococcus misasensis DSM 22328 genome:
TGGCTTTGCCTTGATGCAGCAAGGTCCGGGTGAAATCTCCAAAGCCAGAGTCGTCTTTTTCCAATGCTGCACGGTGGGTGAAGGCTGCCTCAGAGAGCACAATGGTGGAATAGGTGCTGGCAGGCACCTGAAAATCGAACACCTCCACACTGGCCCCAAGACGCTGAAGTTTGTGCGAGAAGTTTTCGGTGGTTTCCCACACCTCTGGGGTGACCCAATGTTTGATGTTCCAGAGTCCCACCTTCAGACCTTTCCATGGGAGATGCAAGGGCCTGACGCCGGTGATGGCTTGATGGACCATCTGAATCATGGAAATGCTGCGTCCCAAAGTGCCCAGATGGTCACAGGTGGGGCTGAGGGGCAGCACCCCTTGGGTGTTGTACAGACCATGGGTGGGCTTGTAGCCGTATACCCCACACAGGGCAGCAGGAATGCGGATGCTGCCTCCTGTGTCGGTTCCCAGAGCAAAATCACATTCTCTGGTGGCCACCGTGATGGCTGCCCCACTGCTGCTTCCTCCAGAGATGCGATTGGGAGAAAGGGGATTCAGGGCTTGCCCGGCCACCGGATTCATGCCCATGATGCCCAGAGCAATTTCATGCAGGTGGGTTTTGCCCAGCAACACGGCTCCAGCCAGCAACAATTTCTGGGTGACTGGATTGTCTGGCACATGGGGCAACGGGGCATGGGTGCTGGCTTTGAGGGGCCAGGGAGACACCCCGATCAGGTCCTTGACGCTGAAAGTCAGGCCCTTCAGGAGCCCGGTGCTGCTTTTTTGCAGGGGTTCTGAGGGCTTGTATGCCCATGCGTGATGGTCCATGTCCATGTGCTTCAGGATAACAAAAGTGTTCAGGGCAAGCGGAAGGCTCCCTGCCAGAGCGTGTACTCCTGAAGGGTGGTTTGTTTCCCCTGTGCTTCGAGGAGGTATCCACCATCAAAGCGAAAGGTGTGGGTTTTGTCTGTTTTGAAGCCGTCTGGGATGGGGCCGGTGGTGTTGAGGTTGTAGGACAGGTTGCCAGAGGGAGGCAACACAAGGTCTGGAAGCTTGAGGGCATGGCTGATTTTGCCATTTAGAATCCACTGCCCGGAGATGTTTTTCAGATGCAAAGGAAAAGGATTGGGATTGGTCAGTTGCACCTGAAGGACATAGGACAGTTCAGCATTCATGGACACCTTGCTGTCCTTCAATTGCAGCTCTGGAAGGCGGATCACTCCAGAGGCTGCAGGAGCACATCCTGTCAGGACCAGTGCACAGATCCCCCAGAGGTTGAAGTTGCGAAGCATGCTTCAGTTTACTGCCTCAAGGGGTGCAACAAGACCTGAAAAAGTCTTTGTGTTTTCCCATTTGTGACATGATCATCTCTGTTATACCGTCAAGTTGCTTGTTCCTTAAAGAAAATGTAACACATTCAAGAAAAACCTGACAGAATTCTTACGGTCCTTTTGGATATTGAAAAATCCTGTCCAGAAAATGCTTTTTTCTATTGAGCATTTGGCTTTGCACTCTGGAGCATCCAAACACTTTTTTCTGTCTTTGCTGTACTCATGTTTCCTGAAAGCCACTTTAGAAGCCCGGCCAGAAGTGTTTGGGGTTTCTGCTGTTTCACACAAGGAATTTGGATTAAGTATAAACAGAAATTTCTTTGGTGTTTTGTGGAATCAAAGTCTTTTTCTTATTTAAATGTGAAAAATGAAATGCTTCTTCAGGTGAACCGTGAATTTTTGTTCATCTTGTAAAAAAGAAAAGTGTGGGCTTTGGAGCCTAAAATGAGAACAACGACATTCGGAAAATGTCTTTTCACTTTTCAACCGATGTGTAAACCTTCCCAATGCAGGCGCAAGAGAAGGTGGTTTTTGGATTGTTTCCCTTGTGCCTGCAATCAGGAGAACCATGCACCATACCCTCAAAACACCAGCAGGTTTTACATTACTGGAAATGCTGATCACCCTGGCTGTGGTTTCCATCTTGATGGGCATTGGGGTTTCCGGTTACCTCGGGGCCACCCAGCGGTTGACCGCCCAGAACCAAGCCGAACACTTCCGGGGTTTGATCCGTGACGGGGCCACTCTGGCAGCAAGTCGCAGTCAGGCCCTGACCTTATCTGTTTCAGGCAACCAGATCGTGCTCAGAAATGGGAGCACCACAGTCAGAAGCGCAGAAATCACCCGAATTCAAACAGGTCTCACTGGAACGCAAAGCATCCAATTTGATGCCAGTGGTAGGGTGGTCCTGCCAGGCTCAGTCAGCAGTTTGAACATGGTGATCAACGGAAAAACCAAAGTGTTGCAAGTCAGCGGAATTGGACAAACAAGGTGGCAGCCATGAAGATCAAGCCCTTGCCTCTGGATTCACGCAGGATTCAAGGATTGACGTTGGTGGAGGTGCTTGTTGCTCTTGCCATCTTGTCTGTGCTGATGGCAGCCACCGCCAATGTTGCGGTGGGAAGCTACCAGAGCGACCATCAGGTGCAGCAGCGCAACCAACTCACGCAGATCATGATGGGTCTTGGGCGCAGGGTGATGGCCCAAGACATTCTGGTGCTGCCTGCTTCAGGTCAGACCAGTCTCAGCCTGAATGCCACCCAGTTGCAAAACCTTGGGTTTCAGAACACCACCCAGGTGAGCGCCATCATCACGGTCAGAAATCCTCTGGCTGTGGGTGGAACCCAAATCAATCAATTTTCTGTGCAGGTGTGTCGGAAAACCACCTGTGTGCAGACCAATGTGGGTTACTGAGGGGGCAGATGATGACACCGTTTCAAACCCATGAAAAAGGATTCACTTTGCTGGAGATTCTGATGGCCATGGGCATTGTGGGGGTTTTGTTGACAGCCCTGATTCAATTGACCACCAACGTCTCCAGCACATCTTCTGACCTGCAAAACCGCATCAATGCCACAGATGCAACCCGCCGACTGGGAGAAGTCATCACCCAGGAATTGCGTTCCAGTGCTTTTGGGGTGGTGGCCAACCAGCCGTATCCTTCTGGGGTCAATCAGATCAGTGTTTTGCGACCCATGGCCACCTCTGGCAACACGGTGGCAGGTGTTGGGGTGGTGCCCACAGCCAGTTTTGAATTGTCTGACAGCATCACAGCATACATGGGAAGCCTGCCTGCTGTCCCCTCAGGATCGTACTTGGTGCTCTTGAATGGAGCGTCGGCCCGGTTGATGCGCACCACAACGGCTACGGTTGCAGGCTCCACCCAGGTTTTGCGCCATGCAGGATGCCAGAATGTGCTTGGATCCAGCACGGCCACCCTCAGTCTGGTGACCCCTGTGGGTTTTCGCTACGATCCCGTCAACAAAATGCTCTATGAACGTCGGGGTGCAGCAGCAGAAACCATCATGGCGTGGAATGTGTCCACCTTTCAACTCAGGTACACCTATCTGAACACCAGCACGGGAACAGAAACAGTCTCCAACACCTACCAAGGACAATCGTTCAGCAATGCAGGGGTGATTTCCAGACTGAGTCGCATCAACCTGACGCTGGGCATCACTGAAAACGGCAAAACCCAACAGTTGAGCAACACCATCAATCTGGTTTCCCCCACAGGCCTCAACATCAACACTTACTCGGAGTGCACATGAGATCCAATCATCCTGAAAATGTTCCCTATGCTCAACGTGTCTCAACACCGCCAGAGCAAGGCTTTGCTCTGATTTCTGTGATCCTGATCATGGTGCTGGTGATGGGATTCATCAGCCTGCTCACAGCCCGATCATTGCAGCAAGTGCAAGCGTCAGGGGATTCCATGGGTCTTTCCTCTGCGACCTTGGCCTCTTACACAGGTCAACAGGTGGTCGGCAAAGCCCTCGCTGGTCCTTTGCGAGAAGACCTTTCGCAGGTTGTGATGAAAACTGGGCAGGCCACCAGCCGTTGGTCTTACGGATCAGGCACAGGAGATGTTCCAGAGCCTGCCAGTGTGGATGCTGCTCTGGCAGCAGTCAAAACCGCCATCCAGCAGCAAGCGGATGGAGATTTCTGCAACAACACCGTGACCCTTTCAGATCAATCCAAGGTTCGGGTGCGGTTGTATTTCACCAGTACGGCCTGTGGGCAGGCGTTGCCAGCAGGCATGGGATTGCCACCTGCCCGCTTTGTGGTGGGTGCTCCCAGAAACGGCACAGGAACCGTGGCCAACCAGACCTACAGTTTGCCTTACTTGGTGGTGGTGACTGGAGAGAAAGGCAGATCCAGCCGAATGACCACCTTGCTGGGCGAGTATCAATTTCAAGTGGGACGCAGCTCTTTTGCCCGGTTTGGTCTGTTCACCAACATCCACACCAGTGCAGCCGGAGACACTGTGGTGTTCACCAACAACATTTTGTATGACGGCCCAGTCCACACCAATGGTCGCTTTGCTTTTGCTGCAGGGACCCCTTACTTCGGGTCTTTTGTGACGTCGGCAGGATGCACCACCGCCACCTGCACTTCCAAATCCACTGGTGCTTTTGTGCAATCCCGCACCGGAGGTTACACCCTTCAGAATGCCAGCACCGCCAACACGGCTTTTGCTGGAGGGGGCACCAGTCCCAACTGCACCAGTCTGGGGGTCTGCCCTGAGCTCACCAGAGGGATTGATTTCAACGCAGCCTACATTCCCATGCCCACCAACAGTGCCAACCAGCAAAGTGCTGCGCAAGCCGCAGGACTGTTGTACACCGAGGCACGCACCCTCAAGTTGTGGGCCGCAGACATGAATGGCAATGTTCCTGCGACAGGTGTGAAAGCCACAGCCCAATACATCCAGAGTTGCAGAACCGCAAACACCAGCACCTGTGACACTTGGCGTGTGACCATGGTCAATGGTCAGATGGTGATCCAGAAAAACACCTCTACAGGCACCACTTGGACCACCACCACCACATCCTGGGGTGCTGGACGGGCGTTCAATGGGGTGATTTACGGACCTTCCTTCAGTCGGGTGGGAGGCTTGGACCGAACAGGAACGGGTCTTGAAACTGCCCCTGCGGCTCTGGCCTCTTTTGCCCAGATGACCATTGCCGCAGACAGCACCATCCGCATCACCCGGGACTTGAGGTACGAAGACACTCCCTGCGCAGGCAGACTGTCTCGGGGCACGGGAGGTCAGATCCAGACCGCCAGTTGCAACAACATGGGTGCAGACAACATTCTTGGGATCTACAGCCAGAATGGGGATGTCACGGTGGGCACCCACAGCAACTGCCTGGATGGGAGTTGCACCAACACCGAACGTCTGGACCATGCCCCCAACGATGTCGCCATTGAAGGGGTGGTCATGAGCAGCAGCGGTGAATTCAAGGTGGAGCAGCACGGTTCAGGCCGGGATCGGGGAGCGATCAACTTGCTCGGTGGTCTGATTGAGAATTATTACGGTCCAGTGGGCACCACAGGTGGAACCGGCTACAAGCGTTCTTTCACCTATGACCAGAGGCTGCTGCAAGGCATCTCACCGCCCTTTTTCCCCACCACCCCCAACGATGAAGTGACTGCGGTGTTCGTGCAAGGGTATGGCATCAAAGAGCAATAAAAAACCAGAGCAGGTCAAATGGAGGGGATTTCCCCTCCGTTTTTGTTGGATGGGCCGACCACATCAGCACAATGGGTGCCATCTCATGCTGGAGTTTGGTAAAAACGAATAGACTCTGAACATGTTCGCATCTGATTCAAAAACCAGATGTGTGTTGAAGAATGGAGGATTCATGCGCAAATGGTTCATCCCTCTGGTGTTTCTGGTTGCCCCTCTGGCCCAGGCCACCGATCTGGAAATTGGAGCAGGCTTTGCCACCACCCATCCTCACGGTCATGCAGAAATCAGTGGATTTTCAGTGGCAGACAACCTGACGTTGCTGGCTGGTGTCAGTGATCAGGCCGTTTGGCTGGGTGCAGACACCTCTTTTGATCTGGGTGTGGCAGGAAACCTTTCTGCAGGCATCAAAGCCCGTTACAACTGGATGCAAGATTACCGGATCGAAGGCAAACTGGGTGGGGTTCTGGGAAGCAAAGTCACTGTCAACCTGCAGGCCCATTACACCACCTCCTCTTTGACCTACTTTGACCAGTTTCAGGCGTTCACCCTGAATCCAGAGCTGGATCGATCTGGTTTTGGTGCGGAGCTGGACGGCAAATACCGTCTGGACCGCCAGTGGACCCTGATCGGTGCTGGAAAAGTGGGCATTGAGAATCAAGCCCAATTGGGCCTGCAATACCGGGACCGTGCGCTGGAATACCGGGCCGGAGTCGTCTGGGGTGACGGTTTTCAGGGCAACCTCTGGGGAGGCACAGCAGGCATCACTTACCGCGAAGACCTCGCCATCATGACTGTGGATGCTCTGGTCGGGTATCAGGCAGGGCAGGTGGCTTGGGGGGTCAAAGGCACAGTTGGGGTCTATGAACTGGAAAACTTCTTCAACAGCGATGTGACGGTGTTTGCTGCCTACGAGCCTTACCGTGAAGCGGTTTTCCCCCTCAGGTATGGGGTGGATCTGACAACCCCCATGAACAGAGGAAAACTGAACATCGGGGCCTACTTCACAGAACGGTATTACACCTTCAGAACGGCCTACAAGTTCACTCTGGACCCCGAGCCTGAACCTGAAGAAGACCTGAATGAGTGAATGCCAGTTCACAAGTCTACAAGACTTCTCACCTCTCCAGAAAGCAGACTAGAAGCATGAAAAGAGTGCTGTTTACTGTGTTGCTCATGGGCTCTGCTGCAATGGCACAGACCGCCGATGACATCATTGCCAAAGTGCAGGCCAACCAGAAGAACATCAAAGACGTGACCATCCGGGTGGTCGGCAAAGCCGAACTGGACAGCGGTGCACAGAGCATCGATCTGGACATCCAGAACATCCCCGGTCTGAACCTGACCCGCATCAGTTTCAATGCCCCTGACGCTCTGGCAGACAACGTGGTGATTGTGGACAAAAACACCGTCTACAATTACCTGTTCCTGACCAATCAGGTGACGGTCCAGAGCGCCAAGAAAGCCCGTCTGGAGGGCTTCAATTTTGACTTCACCCGCTTTGCTGATTTTTCCACCGAACTCAGCAAAGACAAGTTTGTCCTGAAGCTCATCGACACCGACACGGACAAAAACGGCAAGGTGTACGTGATTGAAGCCACCCCCAGAGAGCAGGATCTGGGTTTCACCAAAACCCGTGTGACCATCTCTGAAAACGGCTGGCGTCCCCTGAAAATGCAGGCCCTGGACAGCAAAGGCAAAGTGCTGGCAGACCTGAACTTCACCACCTGGAAGACCAACTCGGGCCTGAAAGCTTCTGCCCTCAAAAGTCTGCCCAAAGACGCACAGGTCATCAAGAAGTAAAGCGGTTTGTTTTGAAACCCTCTCCGATCATGGGAGAGGGTTTTTGCTTAAGCCATTTTTCAGAAGCACCACCTGATCCATTTTGCTTACAGTGAAACCACATGGATTTGACTTTGCTGGACGCCACAGAACTGGCAGAGGGCATCAGGGAAGGTCGCTTCACTTCTGAGGCGGTCACCCTTGCCCTGATTGAAAAACAACAGGAGTTGCCCCATCTCAACGCAGTGGCTTTTGAAGGCCATGCTCAGGCATTGCAAGTGGCCCGCCAGAGAGATCATGAGCGTGCTCAAGGCACCCTCCTTGGTCCTTTGCATGGTGTCCCTTTGACGGTCAAAGATTGGATTGACGTGCAGGGTTTGCCATGCGCAGGGAACATGCCCGAGCACCTCCACAGGATGCCTTCAGAAGATGCCAGCAGCGTCCGGCGTTTGAAAGAGGCTGGAGCGGTCGTCCTCGCCAAAACCACGGTGACATCGGACAGTCCTGTGTATGGTCGGACCCACCACCCACTGAACCCGGAATACAGCCCCACAGGTTCAAGCAGTGGAGAAGCGGTGCTGGTTGCTGCACATGCCAGTCCTCTGGGTCTGGGAAGCGACTCAGGAGGCAGCATCCGTCAACCTGCCCATGTCTGTGGGGTGTACGGGTTGAAACCCACCTCTGGACGGGTTCCACTCACCGGAC
Encoded here:
- a CDS encoding amidase, translating into MDMDHHAWAYKPSEPLQKSSTGLLKGLTFSVKDLIGVSPWPLKASTHAPLPHVPDNPVTQKLLLAGAVLLGKTHLHEIALGIMGMNPVAGQALNPLSPNRISGGSSSGAAITVATRECDFALGTDTGGSIRIPAALCGVYGYKPTHGLYNTQGVLPLSPTCDHLGTLGRSISMIQMVHQAITGVRPLHLPWKGLKVGLWNIKHWVTPEVWETTENFSHKLQRLGASVEVFDFQVPASTYSTIVLSEAAFTHRAALEKDDSGFGDFTRTLLHQGKAISAVQYLSAMQERQMCLRDLKGLFHQYDVLIAPAVPCIAPLLGEDSIELPEGKVPLRQAFLRVTSPWSMLGIPVVSVPLPLRGVSVGMQVMLPHGEDDRLLGLCAELG
- a CDS encoding pilus assembly FimT family protein, translated to MHHTLKTPAGFTLLEMLITLAVVSILMGIGVSGYLGATQRLTAQNQAEHFRGLIRDGATLAASRSQALTLSVSGNQIVLRNGSTTVRSAEITRIQTGLTGTQSIQFDASGRVVLPGSVSSLNMVINGKTKVLQVSGIGQTRWQP
- a CDS encoding PulJ/GspJ family protein, with the protein product MKIKPLPLDSRRIQGLTLVEVLVALAILSVLMAATANVAVGSYQSDHQVQQRNQLTQIMMGLGRRVMAQDILVLPASGQTSLSLNATQLQNLGFQNTTQVSAIITVRNPLAVGGTQINQFSVQVCRKTTCVQTNVGY
- a CDS encoding PulJ/GspJ family protein, whose translation is MTPFQTHEKGFTLLEILMAMGIVGVLLTALIQLTTNVSSTSSDLQNRINATDATRRLGEVITQELRSSAFGVVANQPYPSGVNQISVLRPMATSGNTVAGVGVVPTASFELSDSITAYMGSLPAVPSGSYLVLLNGASARLMRTTTATVAGSTQVLRHAGCQNVLGSSTATLSLVTPVGFRYDPVNKMLYERRGAAAETIMAWNVSTFQLRYTYLNTSTGTETVSNTYQGQSFSNAGVISRLSRINLTLGITENGKTQQLSNTINLVSPTGLNINTYSECT
- a CDS encoding DUF4900 domain-containing protein; this translates as MRSNHPENVPYAQRVSTPPEQGFALISVILIMVLVMGFISLLTARSLQQVQASGDSMGLSSATLASYTGQQVVGKALAGPLREDLSQVVMKTGQATSRWSYGSGTGDVPEPASVDAALAAVKTAIQQQADGDFCNNTVTLSDQSKVRVRLYFTSTACGQALPAGMGLPPARFVVGAPRNGTGTVANQTYSLPYLVVVTGEKGRSSRMTTLLGEYQFQVGRSSFARFGLFTNIHTSAAGDTVVFTNNILYDGPVHTNGRFAFAAGTPYFGSFVTSAGCTTATCTSKSTGAFVQSRTGGYTLQNASTANTAFAGGGTSPNCTSLGVCPELTRGIDFNAAYIPMPTNSANQQSAAQAAGLLYTEARTLKLWAADMNGNVPATGVKATAQYIQSCRTANTSTCDTWRVTMVNGQMVIQKNTSTGTTWTTTTTSWGAGRAFNGVIYGPSFSRVGGLDRTGTGLETAPAALASFAQMTIAADSTIRITRDLRYEDTPCAGRLSRGTGGQIQTASCNNMGADNILGIYSQNGDVTVGTHSNCLDGSCTNTERLDHAPNDVAIEGVVMSSSGEFKVEQHGSGRDRGAINLLGGLIENYYGPVGTTGGTGYKRSFTYDQRLLQGISPPFFPTTPNDEVTAVFVQGYGIKEQ
- a CDS encoding outer membrane lipoprotein carrier protein LolA — encoded protein: MKRVLFTVLLMGSAAMAQTADDIIAKVQANQKNIKDVTIRVVGKAELDSGAQSIDLDIQNIPGLNLTRISFNAPDALADNVVIVDKNTVYNYLFLTNQVTVQSAKKARLEGFNFDFTRFADFSTELSKDKFVLKLIDTDTDKNGKVYVIEATPREQDLGFTKTRVTISENGWRPLKMQALDSKGKVLADLNFTTWKTNSGLKASALKSLPKDAQVIKK